From one Lolium rigidum isolate FL_2022 chromosome 4, APGP_CSIRO_Lrig_0.1, whole genome shotgun sequence genomic stretch:
- the LOC124650561 gene encoding E3 ubiquitin-protein ligase AIRP2-like gives MRKFQESVKALEADIDHANTLASEFLRDYDGSVIQMRMAYSAVAHFLVQWTDCRLASALGLLKIMIFKVYPDDGTTSMPAWEREANIREFYGVLFPSLLQLPSGITELDDKKQKRLCVDRFRRRDAGFSQLDLERELECGICLEANAKIVLPDCTHSLCLSCFEHWNSKSQSCPFCRACLQKVKPSSLWVYTDDRDVVDMDALTRENIRRLFMYINKLPLIVLHVVDLDIYEYTTK, from the exons ATGCGCAAGTTCCAGGAGTCTGTCAAGGCTCTCGAGGCCGACATCGACCACGCCAACACGCT GGCGTCCGAGTTCCTCAGGGACTACGACGGCTCCGTCATCCAGATGCGGATGGCATACAGCGCCGTCGCGCATTTTCTCGTGCAGTGGACGGACTGCAGGCTCGCCAGCGCGCTAGGACTCCTCAAGATCATGATATTCAAG GTGTACCCGGATGATGGCACCACCAGTATGCCGGCTTGGGAGAGGGAGGCCAACATCAGAGAGTTCTACG GTGTTCTGTTCCCGTCGTTGCTTCAGCTGCCGAGCGGGATCACTGAACTGGACGACAAGAAGCAGAAGAGGCTATGCGTCGACAGGTTCCGGAGAAGGGATGCCGGTTTCTCGCAGCTGGATTTGGAGAGGGAGCTCGAGTGCGGCATTTGCCTCGAGGCCAACGCCAAGATCGTGCTGCCCGACTGCACGCACTCGCTCTGCTTGAGCTGCTTCGAACATTG GAATTCCAAATCACAGTCGTGCCCCTTTTGCCGTGCCTGCCTCCAGAAGGTGAAGCCCAGCAGTTTGTGGGTTTACACCGATGATCGTGATGTTGTGGACATGGATGCCTTGACTAGGGAAAACATTAGACGACTGTTTATGTACATAAATAAGCTACCACTTATAGTCCTCcatgttgttgaccttgacatttaCGAGTACACTACAAAATAA